A stretch of the Longimicrobium sp. genome encodes the following:
- a CDS encoding RNA polymerase sigma factor: MSIRIPFADALHPHYEDALRYSRALCARSNSAADAEDVLQDAFLNALRKYDSLKDHEKFRAWLFTIITRSFHNHVRRSFWKRFIPMSAPEAERTLPTLYNRDPSVEDRLLIDGALARLNSGDRTAILLYEVGGFSVREIASMCGDRSLSAVKSRLARARQRLRTVLSDHKGGDDISQGLPSRGAATVQRETNAGINSYTEIDYAHSA, encoded by the coding sequence GTGAGCATTCGCATCCCCTTCGCTGACGCGTTGCATCCTCACTACGAGGATGCCTTGCGTTACTCCCGGGCACTCTGTGCGCGGAGCAACTCGGCCGCTGACGCTGAGGACGTACTGCAGGACGCCTTCCTGAACGCACTGAGGAAGTACGATTCACTGAAGGATCATGAGAAGTTCCGCGCGTGGCTGTTCACCATCATCACCCGCTCCTTCCACAATCACGTGCGGCGCTCATTCTGGAAGAGGTTCATCCCGATGAGTGCGCCCGAGGCGGAGCGTACCTTACCGACGTTGTACAACCGCGATCCGAGCGTGGAAGACCGCCTGCTCATCGACGGGGCGCTGGCACGGCTGAATAGCGGCGACCGTACAGCGATCCTGTTGTATGAAGTCGGCGGGTTCAGCGTCCGGGAGATTGCTTCGATGTGCGGCGACCGGAGCCTCTCCGCGGTCAAGTCACGACTCGCACGTGCCCGGCAACGACTGCGGACCGTGCTGAGCGATCACAAGGGTGGTGACGACATTTCCCAGGGTCTTCCATCTCGTGGCGCGGCAACCGTGCAGAGGGAGACTAACGCTGGTATCAACTCTTACACGGAGATTGACTATGCCCACTCAGCCTAG